ATATATCTTCAAATAGTTCTACTTGTCCATCTCATAATTTTGCTTGTATTTCAATTTCACTATATAGAATAGAGTTTTTGTAGAAAAAAAAACTAAAATTGCTTAATGGAACTGGACTAATAATTGATAGAGAAAAAGTGCTACAGTTATTTATAGAAAAATACATCTTTAACATTTAAGTTAGAGTAACTCTTCAGAGGACAGGTGTAGTCTGAGTCAGCTTTTTCATATTATTGAAATACCAATTACACATATGTAACAAAAAACTATATATATATATATATATATATATGTATATAAATGCATGAATATTATCATCTAATTAATAGTTTTTGTATCTTTAAATTGAGCAAAATCTTTGTAGTTGAAATCGATCTTTTTTCACAGAGTATTTGAGGTAATGGTTATTTCACACATATGCAGTTGTTGTTCTCTCAATCACTCTTATCTGAAATTTATGATCGGAGACTTATAGTTCTTACTGCAATCTTGCACATTATAAATAGAAGATGTCGATAATAATTCCTTCACATAGTTCATCTCCTAGGTTTTCAAGAAGAGAATGATGCACACAACCTTAATTGTATTTTTCCATATAATAAAAAATCGATAATAATTCCTTCACATAGTTCATCTCAAAGCTTTTAAAAAGTTACCTTTATTAAGTATGAGATATTCCTTCTTATAAGTTCATTATTCTTTCTTTTTCAAATTTCTTACCTTTTAATATTTTTCACTAATTTAGTGTTAAAAGCCCACCTACTGTTTTTCTTGTATGAGAGAGTTTCTGATTTTAATCAATTAAGTTTGGTGACAAAAATATAGGAGAGTTTAATCTTATATATATATATATATATATATATATGAATAATTGTAATCTTTTCTGTTACAAAAAGAGAATTATTGTAATCCTTTTTGGATTATGATTTCTTAAACATAAAATTTACTATTTAAATAAGAAAGTTTATTATTATATGAAAATATTTGAAATACTTGTTTTACAATTTTTTTTGTTTAGCTTTGAAGAAAAAAAGAAAACTACAATTAAACAATCTTTAACAATTTTATTTTGTAGAAGATTTTATAAAAGGATAATTACTATTAAACAAATTTTTAAAATGATATTTTCTTTATGATTTTAGAAAACGAAAATTAGTATTAAGTAAATTATTATACATATTTTTTGTTTAAGAATTGTAAAAAGGGAAAAAACTTAGAAAAATGAAATTATTGTCAACTAAAAACTATCAAATAATCTTTTGCTATTATCTTTGTTTAAGATTTAAAAAAAGGAAAATTACTATTGAATAATTCTTGTGTTATTATTTTATTATACTTATATTATTAATTATGATATATTAAGCAACTATGTTTGGTGACAAAATATAGGGGAGTTTAATCTTATATATAGATGTGAATAGTTGTAATCCTTTCAGTTACAAAAAAATTGTTATCTTTTTTGGATTATGATTTCTTAAACAGAAAATTTACTATTTAAATAATAGAGTCTTTTATTATATAAAAATATTTGAAATACTTATTTTACATTTTTTTAGATTTGAAGAAAAAAATAAAACTACAATTAAACACTCTTTAACAATTTTCTTTTATAGAAGATTTTATAAACATATAATTACTATCAAATAAAATTTCACAATTATATTTTTTTTTTTATTTTAGAAAACGAAAATTAGTATTAAGTAAATTATCATACATATTCTTTTTTAGGAACTGTAAAAAGGAAAAACAATTATAAAAATGAAACTATTGTCAACTAAAAAAAATGTCAAATAATATTTTGCTATTATATTCATTTATTATTTTAAAAACGACTTTACAAAACAAAAATTAGTATTAAGTAAATTATTATACATATTTTTTTTGTTTAGGAATTAAAAAAAATGAAGGAAAAAAACCAGAAAAAGGAAATTATTGTCAACTAAAAACCATCAAATAATATTTTGCTATTATTATCTTTGTTTAGTATTTAAAAAAGAAAAATTACCATTAAATAATTCTTTTGTGTCATTACCTTATTATATTTATATTATTAATTATGATAGATTTTAACACATGTCATCATCTTAAATTTTTAATTGTCGTGTGTCATCGTCATGTTAATTAGCAACTTTGAAAAACTAAGCTTTATATAATAAGATAAAATTCACGAGAGGAGTGATCAGTGTGATTTAATAAAATTTATAAAAACTTTCATAATTCATCTAAATTACCTTAAACTCAGTGAAAATCAAATTATTCTTAACCATCTCAAATGATAATTCAATAGACAGCTAGTAGAATCATGCATTGCACGGAAGCTTTGAAAAGTAAAGGTAAATCATGATTGGTAAAGTTTAATGATTTAGAAGAAAATAAAGCTAAAGTAGGTAGATAAAGTCCAACCAATCACCCCATGGTTAAAACAACAAAGTCAAAGATGGATTTAATCTGAATTGTAAAAATTTTATTAAAATTTTTTTTTTATAAATATATTATACTGGAACTATTTTAAGAGCTTTTATGTAAAAAAAAAGATAAAATTTAAATATTATATCTCCAAATATAATTCCGAAAAGGAGTGATTTGTGACTTGACTAAAATTATAAAACTTTCATAATTCATCTAAAATGACCTTAAACTCAATGAAAATCAAGTTATGCTTAATCATCTCAAATGATAATTCAATAGACAGCTAGTAGAATCCAAATTAAAACGAACAAAACAGAAAATCACACAATGAGTGACACCAAACTAAAAAAAAAGAACTTCATACGCCCATGCACCTTACGAGTTAAGTTCAGTACCAAAGTGCAAAGCATTGGCCTGATTATTAAGAGATGCGGTTACCTTTGATCACCTCCAAACGCAGAGCCATATCTTTCACATCCCACGTAGTATCCCCATACACTGCCCCAGTCTCATCGCTTATAATGCATTCACCACCTCCTCCCTCTCTAAACGAACAACCGTATGTTTCCATCTGACTAAAACTCAGCACGTTTCTCATCATCTCAGGAACATAAAGCACATTCTTGATCGTCTTCCTCTTCTTCCCTCCCTTCATCACAATCTCAACATCTCCTTTTCCTTCTGCCTTGAGCACCGTTCCATCCTTCAACCCAACCTTCCCTTTGTGTGTCCTGTCAAGAGCCGTGAAAACATTCTCATACGGAGTCATATGGATCGTGGAGAAGCCAGAGACCATCCACATGTCCTCATCATAAATCAAATCAGTTTTGCTTATCACCGCAGCCATCACATAATCAACAGCGATCTCTTCCTCCTGAGTACCTTCAATCATGGTCAAACGCAGAGCTGGTCCTTTCTTGTCCATCACGGCATCCCCGAACACCGCCCCCTTCCGATCGAAAAAAACGCACGTGTCCGGTTTCGATTCTAGTGAGTAACCTCTTGCTATCATCAGATCGATACTCAAAACATTCACGTTCAACCCCGGAACAAAAATCACATCCCTCATCGTCTTAGTCTTCGTCTTCTTCCCTTCCTTCATCGTAATCCTCACGTGTCCTCTACCTTCAACCCTGAGAAACGTTCCGTCTGCTAACATAACCTTGCCTTTGTGTGTTCTGTCCAGAACGGAGAAGTACTTCTCGTATGGAGACATATGATTCGTCGTACCCTTGGCGCAGATCATCCACATATCCTCATCATAGCTCAACTTATCCACACCTTCTACTAACATCAAGTACTCAACTTCTTCCTCCTCTAACCTACTTAGTCTAGCTTGCTCGTTACTCTTTTTGAGCATATCCCAAACGTCTTTGGATGAAGAAGCGGAGAGAGTCTTCTTGAAAGCGGAATCAGTGAGAGAAGATTGCATTACCTGAAGCGCGTTCATGTCTTTAATCACGAGATCTCTCCATTGAGAGAGTTCTTGGGATTTAATCGTTGCCGATAGCTCTGGAATCTTGGATGGATCCGGTGGGACTCCGTTTTCGACAACGTCCCAAAGTCCTTGCTCGGTTAGAGTCGCTTTCGTCGTTAGAGCCCATGTTTCGTAGTCAAAGTCATCGGAAAAACTCGCTGCCGCCATAGCCGTAACGGTTAGGGTTTCTTTTAAACTTTTTTATTTTTTGTTTCCACTTGGAGAAAGAGGAAGCGAATAAACTTATATAGCCCCTCACACGAACATCCTCTTTTAATACTAGTTAGACGTTACTTAACCGTAATCCTAAATTAATTTTGAAATAATTATAACCAAATGAAACGTTTCGAATTACCAGACGGTTTTGGTCTGCTTTAATGCATTTTCAAAGAATCCAAGAGAATGTGGTCAATGTTATAAATCAATTGGTGGATGTCCATAACCGGCCCGGTTTATAACCGGTCCATACAGAAAGAGACGGCTCAACCCTAGAGAGAGAGAGAGTTGGCCACGGCAAGGAGAGAGAGACGGCTTGGAGAAAAAGAAATCGTCTTTCCTTTTCCTTGTAATTGTTATATTTCCATTATTATGTATTAGTAGTTTTCCTAATCCTAGTGAGTTTATGTTTTGGATACTTATACATTAATGAAACATAGAAATATTCAGACCTAAAACCTTCGTTTTACAACACGTTATCAGCACGATAGACTCCTAAAACCCTGAGAAAGAAAATTGCCAACCCCTAACCCTAACCTAAAATCCGTCACACATAAACCATAAATCCGGCGCAACTTAAAATCGATCGATCTCTCAAACCCTGAGGAGCCAGACGACGATCCACATATCATCTTGATGCCCTTGACGAGACGAATCCATCAGCGCAAACGGTTCGTCGATCCGATCTCAGACGCGCCCTCACGCTCAGCTACAATACGCATCAGCGTTTTACTTTTGGAACCCTAATCCGACTACCTCAGCACACATCCGCGACCAGACGCCTAACCGTCCGAGACAGCTCGAGTCCGTTCCCAACTCGCGACCCGATAAGGAGCCAGCGTCCATCCAGATAGAGGTTCAGCTCACTTGGTGGTCCGGTTCAACCCTACAAAATAAAGGTAATTCGAAAACTGAAAACAAGAATCGAATTTGGTTGATTGATAAAGATCTGAACCATTAAAATTTGAAGAACCTTAATCTAGGATAATAGAAACTCTAACATATGGAACTACGTTTTGGTTATATTGTTTTCATGTTAAGTTGATAGATCAATGGCTGTTAGGGTTGCTAGAACATTGATTGATCAGTAAGGGCATTGAAACCCTGAATTTCGAATGATAATGTGATTAAGATGTCGAAAATCTCAAACCTAGACTATGCTGCCCTTAATCTCTCCGGAGACAACTATTTGCAATGGACACTTGACACAAAGATTAACTTGAGGTCAAAGGAACTCGGTGATACTATCATCGAGGGTAACAATGAGACTAATAAGAATCGGTACAGGGCTATAAGTACTATACGCCACCATCTCATTGAGGGTCTAAAAAGATCAGTACCTCACCATGGAGAATCCCGATGGAAAATCCACTAGAGCTTTGGGATGCTTTACAGCATAGATATGATCACCAGAAAACGGTGCTATTACCAAAGGCTAGACATGAGTGGAAGAATCTCAGATTCATGGATTATAAGTCTGTGGATGAATACAATTCAGTATTGTTTAAGATAGTCTCAATGATGAGATTATGTGGTGAGGAAGTAACCGAGAAAGAGTTGCGTGATAAAACATTCTCCACGTTCCATTCGACGAACGTGTTGCTGCAACAGCAGTATAGAGAGAGAGGCTTCGCCTCATACACTGATCTGATCTCGTGTCTGCTCTTGGCCGAGGCTAATAATGAAGTCCTGATGAAAAACAGTGAGATGAGACCCATCGAAACATCAGCATTACCAGAAGCCAATGAGGCTGAAAAGAAAGATCCCAAAGAATGCAACCACGTCCATGATAATAAGAAGTCACACGGCAAAGGCCGTAGTAGATTCAAGGGACGTGGCCGTGACAGCTATGGCCNNNNNNNNNNNNNNNNNNNNNNNNNNNNNNNNNNNNNNNNNNNNNNNNNNNNNNNNNNNNNNNNNNNNNNNNNNNNNNNNNNNNNNNNNNNNNNNNNNNNNNNNNNNNNNNNNNNNNNNNNNNNNNNNNNNNNNNNNNNNNNNNNNNNNNNNNNNNNNNNNNNNNNNNNNNNNNNNNNNNNNNNNNNNNNNNNNNNNNNNNNNNNNNNNNNNNNNNNNNNNNNNNNNNNNNNNNNNNNNNNNNNNNNNNNNNNNNNNNNNNNNNNNNNNNNNNNNNNNNNNNNNNNNNNNNNNNNNNNNNNNNNNNNNNNNNNNNNNNNNNNNNNNNNNNNNNNNNNNNNNNNNNNNNNNNNNNNNNNNNNNNNNNNNNNNNNNNNNNNNNNNNNNNNNNNNNNNNNNNNNNNNNNNNNNNNNNNNNNNNNNNNNNNNNNNNNNNNNNNNNNNNNNNNNNNNNNNNNNNNNNNNNNNNNNNNNNNNNNNNNNNNNNNNNNNNNNNNNNNNNNNNNNNNNNNNNNNNNNNNNNNNNNNNNNNNNNNNNNNNNNNNNNNNNNNNNNNNNNNNNNNNNNNNNNNNNNNNNNNNNNNNNNNNNNNNNNNNNNNNNNNNNNNNNNNNNNNNNNNNNNNNNNNNNNNNNNNNNNNNNNNNNNNNNNNNNNNNNNNNNNNNNNNNNNNNNNNNNNNNNNNNNNNNNNNNNNNNNNNNNNNNNNNNNNNNNNNNNNNNNNNNNNNNNNNNNNNNNNNNNNNNNNNNNNNNNNNNNNNNNNNNNNNNNNNNNNNNNNNNNNNNNNNNNNNNNNNNNNNNNNNNNNNNNNNNNNNNNNNNNNNNNNNNNNNNNNNNNNNNNNNNNNNNNNNNNNNNNNNNNNNNNNNNNNNNNNNNNNNNNNNNNNNNNNNNNNNNNNNNNNNNNNNNNNNNNNNNNNNNNNNNNNNNNNNNNNNNNNNNNNNNNNNNNNNNNNNNNNNNNNNNNNNNNNNNNNNNNNNNNNNNNNNNNNNNNNNNNNNNNNNNNNNNNNNNNNNNNNNNNNNNNNNNNNNNNNNNNNNNNNNNNNNNNNNNNNNNNNNNNNNNNNNNNNNNNNNNNNNNNNNNNNNNNNNNNNNNNNNNNNNNNNNNNNNNNNNNNNNNNNNNNNNNNNNNNNNNNNNNNNNNNNNNNNNNNNNNNNNNNNNNNNNNNNNNNNNNNNNNNNNNNNNNNNNNNNNNNNNNNNNNNNNNNNNNNNNNNNNNNNNNNNNNNNNNNNNNNNNNNNNNNNNNNNNNNNNNNNNNNNNNNNNNNNNNNNNNNNNNNNNNNNNNNNNNNNNNNNNNNNNNNNNNNNNNNNNNNNNNNNNNNNNNNNNNNNNNNNNNNNNNNNNNNNNNNNNNNNNNNNNNNNNNNNNNNNNNNNNNNNNNNNNNNNNNNNNNNNNNNNNNNNNNNNNNNNNNNNNNNNNNNNNNNNNNNNNNNNNNNNNNNNNNNNNNNNNNNNNNNNNNNNNNNNNNNNNNNNNNNNNNNNNNNNNNNNNNNNNNNNNNNNNNNNNNNNNNNNNNNNNNNNNNNNNNNNNNNNNNNNNNNNNNNNNNNNNNNNNNNNNNNNNNNNNNNNNNNNNNNNNNNNNNNNNNNNNNNNNNNNNNNNNNNNNNNNNNNNNNNNNNNNNNNNNNNNNNNNNNNNNNNNNNNNNNNNNNNNNNNNNNNNNNNNNNNNNNNNNNNNNNNNNNNNNNNNNNNNNNNNNNNNNNNNNNNNNNNNNNNNNNNNNNNNNNNNNNNNNNNNNNNNNNNNNNNNNNNNNNNNNNNNNNNNNNNNNNNNNNNNNNNNNNNNNNNNNNNNNNNNNNNNNNNNNNNNNNNNNNNNNNNNNNNNNNNNNNNNNNNNNNNNNNNNNNNNNNNNNNNNNNNNNNNNNNNNNNNNNNNNNNNNNNNNNNNNNNNNNNNNNNNNNNNNNNNNNNNNNNNNNNNNNNNNNNNNNNNNNNNNNNNNNNNNNNNNNNNNNNNNNNNNNNNNNNNNNNNNNNNNNNNNNNNNNNNNNNNNNNNNNNNNNNNNNNNNNNNNNNNNNNNNNNNNNNNNNNNNNNNNNNNNNNNNNNNNNNNNNNNNNNNNNNNNNNNNNNNNNNNNNNNNNNNNNNNNNNNNNNNNNNNNNNNNNNNNNNNNNNNNNNNNNNNNNNNNNNNNNNNNNNNNNNNNNNNNNNNNNNNNNNNNNNNNNNNNNNNNNNNNNNNNNNNNNNNNNNNNNNNNNNNNNNNNNNNNNNNNNNNNNNNNNNNNNNNNNNNNNNNNNNNNNNNNNNNNNNNNNNNNNNNNNNNNNNNNNNNNNNNNNNNNNNNNNNNNNNNNNNNNNNNNNNNNNNNNNNNNNNNNNNNNNNNNNNNNNNNNNNNNNNNNNNNNNNNNNNNNNNNNNNNNNNNNNNNNNNNNNNNNNNNNNNNNNNNNNNNNNNNNNNNNNNNNNNNNNNNNNNNNNNNNNNNNNNNNNNNNNNNNNNNNNNNNNNNNNNNNNNNNNNNNNNNNNNNNNNNNNNNNNNNNNNNNNNNNNNNNNNNNNNNNNNNNNNNNNNNNNNNNNNNNNNNNNNNNNNNNNNNNNNNNNNNNNNNNNNNNNNNNNNNNNNNNNNNNNNNNNNNNNNNNNNNNNNNNNNNNNNNNNNNNNNNNNNNNNNNNNNNNNNNNNNNNNNNNNNNNNNNNNNNNNNNNNNNNNNNNNNNNNNNNNNNNNNNNNNNNNNNNNNNNNNNNNNNNNNNNNNNNNNNNNNNNNNNNNNNNNNNNNNNNNNNNNNNNNNNNNNNNNNNNNNNNNNNNNNNNNNNNNNNNNNNNNNNNNNNNNNNNNNNNNNNNNNNNNNNNNNNNNNNNNNNNNNNNNNNNNNNNNNNNNNNNNNNNNNNNNNNNNNNNNNNNNNNNNNNNNNNNNNNNNNNNNNNNNNNNNNNNNNNNNNNNNNNNNNNNNNNNNNNNNNNNNNNNNNNNNNNNNNNNNNNNNNNNNNNNNNNNNNNNNNNNNNNNNNNNNNNNNNNNNNNNNNNNN
This sequence is a window from Brassica oleracea var. oleracea cultivar TO1000 chromosome C1, BOL, whole genome shotgun sequence. Protein-coding genes within it:
- the LOC106300304 gene encoding uncharacterized protein LOC106300304; the protein is MAAASFSDDFDYETWALTTKATLTEQGLWDVVENGVPPDPSKIPELSATIKSQELSQWRDLVIKDMNALQVMQSSLTDSAFKKTLSASSSKDVWDMLKKSNEQARLSRLEEEEVEYLMLVEGVDKLSYDEDMWMICAKGTTNHMSPYEKYFSVLDRTHKGKVMLADGTFLRVEGRGHVRITMKEGKKTKTKTMRDVIFVPGLNVNVLSIDLMIARGYSLESKPDTCVFFDRKGAVFGDAVMDKKGPALRLTMIEGTQEEEIAVDYVMAAVISKTDLIYDEDMWMVSGFSTIHMTPYENVFTALDRTHKGKVGLKDGTVLKAEGKGDVEIVMKGGKKRKTIKNVLYVPEMMRNVLSFSQMETYGCSFREGGGGECIISDETGAVYGDTTWDVKDMALRLEVIKGNRIS